tatataatgtacagggtcagtatagtatataatatacagtatatagtgtacagggtcagtatagtatataatatacagtatataatgtacagggtcagtatagtatataatatacaatatattgtgtacagggtcagtatagtatataatatacagtatataatgtacagggtcagtatagtatataatatacagtatataatttacagggtcagtatagtatataatatacagtatatagtgtacagggtcagtatagtatataatatacagtatatagtgtacagggtcagtatagtatataatatacagtatataatgtacagggtcagtatagtatataatatacagtatataatgtataGGGTCAgcatagtatataatatacagtatatagtatacagtgtcagtatagtatataatatacagtatatagtgtacagggtcagtatagtatataatatacagtatatagtgtacagaatcagtacagtatataatatacagtatatagtgtacagggtcagtgtagtatataatatacagtgtatagggtcagtgtagtatataatatacagtatatagtgtacagggtcagtatagtatataatatacagtatataatgtataGGGTCAgcatagtatataatatacagtatatagtgtacagtgtcagtatagtatataatatacagtatatagtgtacagggtcagtatagtatataatatacagtatatagtgtacagagtcagtacagtatataatatacagtatatagtgtacagggttagtgtagtatataatatacagtgtatagggtcagtgtagtatataatatacagtatatagtgtacagggtcagtatagtatataatatacagtatatagtgtacagggtcagtatagtatataatatacagtatataatgtacagggtcagtatagtatataatatacagtatataatgtacagtgtcagtatagtatataatatacagtatatagtgtacagggtcagcatagtatataatatacagtatataatgtacagggtcagtatagtatataatatacagtatataatgtacagggtcagtatagtatataatatacagtatatagtgtacagggtcagtatagtatataatatacagtatataatgaNNNNNNNNNNNNNNNNNNNNNNNNNNNNNNNNNNNNNNNNNNNNNNNNNNNNNNNNNNNNNNNNNNNNNNNNNNNNNNNNNNNNNNNNNNNNNNNNNNNNNNNNNNNNNNNNNNNNNNNNNNNNNNNNNNNNNNNNNNNNNNNNNNNNNNNNNNNNNNNNNNNNNNNNNNNNNNNNNNNNNNNNNNNNNNNNNNNNNNNNTTTGTTGTGATCGCAAGGCAGCGAATGTTACTCACATCCAGCACTCGCCTTGTCTGGCGCCTGATGCTCCGGGCTGCCAGCGGACATCGTGCCGCGTATTCTGCGCGTCTCAAGAAGTAATGGTGACATCCTTGTGCATCAGGTGACAGCGAGGTGACGGGCGATGGCATCAGATGCCAGGCTGGGGTGAGTTACATATAAACGCAGATGGCTAGGCATTggcagtgattatatatatatatatatatatatatatatatatatatatatatatatatatatatatatatatatatatatatatatataatgtgatcatgTGCCCCCTACTGTAATAAGTATTGTTGCAGCAGCTGTGGAGTGTTATTGTACAGTTGCTGTATAATATGTTAGTGGGGAAATAAAGTCACTTTCTATGATTTttctatttaaacaaaaatactgTAATTTATTCCCTAGTGGTTTCATTATCTCTGTTTCCTGGCATATGTACGCTGCTCTCGGGGGGATGAGCTGATACAGTAGATGGCCGCTATAGAGGAGGAGGGGTCCTGGCCTCTGTCTGTTACCCGTCCTGATCTTTCCCACCTCCTTTCGTCTGCCTACATTTACAGCCACGCCCACTGCGATTAAAGTCATGCCCGTAAACGCTGGGACTGCAGAGCTGATGGAGTGCTGTACTGCGCACCCATATCTCACTCTATTTCTTCCTGCAGTTCTAATATGCAGTGTTTTCAGTTTTATATAGAGATACCTTCTTAGATAGGTGGGCACATtacatcccctcccccccaatcagTAGAACCACTCAGTGTGTTCCCCAGTCTGGGTGTCAGGACGTGCTGATTGGATAAAACAATTCTTGCATTGAATGGGCCAATCAGCTATGAGTCTTAGTCCTGCTGGGAGCGGCCTGTCGAACGCACAGAGCAGAGGAATCCCCCCCCCACATAGGTTCTACCAGACTGACCCTCTGTGTTTTCTCTCTGTGCAGGAGATACCATTTTGCATGAAATGGGGGAGGCCACGTCTGTGCAGTGGAGTGCCGGGACGTGGATGGTGGAGTATGGCCGTGGTTTCATCCCCTCCACCTTGGGCTTTGCTCTGTCTGACACGAT
The Mixophyes fleayi isolate aMixFle1 chromosome 1, aMixFle1.hap1, whole genome shotgun sequence DNA segment above includes these coding regions:
- the SIGMAR1 gene encoding sigma non-opioid intracellular receptor 1, whose amino-acid sequence is AGDTILHEMGEATSVQWSAGTWMVEYGRGFIPSTLGFALSDTIFSTQDFVNMFYTVKVYAKGLLLETSTYLSELGIF